One genomic window of Camelina sativa cultivar DH55 chromosome 5, Cs, whole genome shotgun sequence includes the following:
- the LOC104787662 gene encoding LOW QUALITY PROTEIN: uncharacterized protein LOC104787662 (The sequence of the model RefSeq protein was modified relative to this genomic sequence to represent the inferred CDS: deleted 2 bases in 1 codon): LLDLNETTSLKLDLPFTLPAKTEPVCILHCRGMICLTLNNSELAIWKIGSEEFMRIPMVEPGQPTNLLGFGYDRLSDDYKIVMIISSKTYIYALKGGIWRESVPNTSLHCKFKDPTGRVVEHCMYDSRPVSQQKPTKENHHPVDKKIMQWNIDLWIYMKDNVKGFKKFDVGLACLARNEKFDVGFACIARNDELFIVVKGNGKGEDKLLVYNEMREKFTEVPLIGNSLKGFRCMTI, encoded by the exons CTTCTTGACCTCAACGAAACAACGTCGTTGAAGCTCGACTTGCCCTTTACATTACCGGCCAAAACCGAACCGGTATGTATTCTTCATTGTCGTGGAATGATTTGTCTGACTCTTAACAACAGTGAGCTAGCGATCTGGAAAATAGGTTCGGAGGAATTCATGAGAATACCAATGGTTGAACCGGGCCAACCCACAAATCTTTTGGGATTTGGTTATGACAGGCTTTCTGATGATTACAAGATTGTGATGATAATCAGTTCCAAAACCTATATTTATGCATTGAAAGGAGGCATTTGGAGAGAAAGTGTACCAAACACTTCTCTCCATTGCAAATTCAAAGACCCGACCGGTAGGGTTGTGGAACACTGTATGTAT GATAGCAGACCGGTCTCACAACAAAAACCCACCAAGGAAAACCACCATCCTGT GGACAAGAAGATCATGCAGTGGAACATCGACCTGTGGATCTATATGAAGGACAATGTCAAAGGATTCAAAAAGTTTGATGTTGGTTTAGCGTGCTTAGCAAGAAACGAGAAATTTGATGTTGGGTTTGCGTGTATAGCAAGAAACGACGAACTCTTCATAGTGGTAAAAGGTAATGGAAAAGGAGAAGACAAGCTTTTGGTGTATAACGAGATGCGAGAGAAGTTCACTGAAGTTCCATTAATTGGTAATTCTTTGAAAGGGTTTAGATGTATGACAATATGA
- the LOC104787663 gene encoding methyltransferase-like protein 6 isoform X1 — translation MEKREEEAGEYHSKEFEWEYLKNIVENDPSLSHHLHQQQQYHHDSQKHPPPDSDSQPWQDFHSRHSSGKFFKERRYLLKEFPELVSCGENNSKLLEVGCGNGSTVLPILRGNKNITVYACDCSSEALVRTKDNIDRAISSVDNFHSFCCDFSTSEFPDWLACDRCRHHSGGTEGMRVNYRCSFNEHCIGGLDFVTLIFTLSAVPKERMPRAIKECFAVLKPGGLLLFRDYGLYDMTMLRFEPEKLIGFREYVRSDGTLSYFFCLDTVRKLFIDAGFIEVELENCCVKAVNRRKGKSMYRVWVHGKFQKPFKT, via the exons ATGGAGAAAAGAGAGGAGGAAGCAGGAGAGTATCATTCCAAAGAATTCGAATGGGAATATCTGAAGAATATCGTCGAGAATGATCCTTCTCTCTCCCACCATCTCCATCAGCAGCAACAATACCACCACGATTCCCAGAAACATCCTCCACCAGATTCAGATTCGCAGCCATGGCAAGATTTTCACTCCCGTCACTCCTCCGGCAAATTCTTCAAG GAAAGAAGGTATCTGTTGAAGGAGTTTCCTGAGTTGGTTTCTTGTGGAGAGAATAACTCAAAACTATTGGAAGTCGGTTGTGGTAATGGCAGTACCGTGCTTCCCATTTTACG TGGTAACAAGAACATTACTGTATACGCTTGCGATTGTAGCAGTGAGGCTCTTGTTAGGACTAAAGACAACATTGATCGCGCTATTTCTTCTGTTGACAACTTCCATTCTTTCTGCTGTGACTTTTCCACCTCTGAATTTCCTGATTGGTTGGCATGTGATCGTTGTCGACACCATTCAG GAGGGACTGAGGGGATGCGGGTGAACTATAGATGTTCATTTAATGAACACTGCATCGGCGGGCTGGATTTTGTCACTCTG ATTTTTACATTGTCGGCAGTGCCTAAAGAAAGGATGCCGAGAGCTATCAAGGAATGTTTTGCTGTGCTCAAACCTGGTGGTCTGCTCTTATTCAGAGATTACG GCTTATATGACATGACTATGCTGCGGTTTGAGCCAGAGAAACTTATAGGTTTCAGGGAATATGTGCGCTCAGATGGAACCCTTTCCTATTTCTTTTGTCTCGATACTGTCAGGAAACTATTTATAGATGCTGGGTTCATTGAG GTGGAGCTTGAAAATTGTTGTGTCAAAGCAGTAAATCGAAGAAAGGGTAAAAGCATGTACCGAGTTTGGGTTCATGGGAAGTTCCAAAAGCCATTTAAAACTTAA
- the LOC104787663 gene encoding methyltransferase-like protein 6 isoform X2, with translation MEKREEEAGEYHSKEFEWEYLKNIVENDPSLSHHLHQQQQYHHDSQKHPPPDSDSQPWQDFHSRHSSGKFFKERRYLLKEFPELVSCGENNSKLLEVGCGNGSTVLPILRGNKNITVYACDCSSEALVRTKDNIDRAISSVDNFHSFCCDFSTSEFPDWLACDRCRHHSGGTEGMRVNYRCSFNEHCIGGLDFVTLIFTLSAVPKERMPRAIKECFAVLKPGGLLLFRDYEKLIGFREYVRSDGTLSYFFCLDTVRKLFIDAGFIEVELENCCVKAVNRRKGKSMYRVWVHGKFQKPFKT, from the exons ATGGAGAAAAGAGAGGAGGAAGCAGGAGAGTATCATTCCAAAGAATTCGAATGGGAATATCTGAAGAATATCGTCGAGAATGATCCTTCTCTCTCCCACCATCTCCATCAGCAGCAACAATACCACCACGATTCCCAGAAACATCCTCCACCAGATTCAGATTCGCAGCCATGGCAAGATTTTCACTCCCGTCACTCCTCCGGCAAATTCTTCAAG GAAAGAAGGTATCTGTTGAAGGAGTTTCCTGAGTTGGTTTCTTGTGGAGAGAATAACTCAAAACTATTGGAAGTCGGTTGTGGTAATGGCAGTACCGTGCTTCCCATTTTACG TGGTAACAAGAACATTACTGTATACGCTTGCGATTGTAGCAGTGAGGCTCTTGTTAGGACTAAAGACAACATTGATCGCGCTATTTCTTCTGTTGACAACTTCCATTCTTTCTGCTGTGACTTTTCCACCTCTGAATTTCCTGATTGGTTGGCATGTGATCGTTGTCGACACCATTCAG GAGGGACTGAGGGGATGCGGGTGAACTATAGATGTTCATTTAATGAACACTGCATCGGCGGGCTGGATTTTGTCACTCTG ATTTTTACATTGTCGGCAGTGCCTAAAGAAAGGATGCCGAGAGCTATCAAGGAATGTTTTGCTGTGCTCAAACCTGGTGGTCTGCTCTTATTCAGAGATTACG AGAAACTTATAGGTTTCAGGGAATATGTGCGCTCAGATGGAACCCTTTCCTATTTCTTTTGTCTCGATACTGTCAGGAAACTATTTATAGATGCTGGGTTCATTGAG GTGGAGCTTGAAAATTGTTGTGTCAAAGCAGTAAATCGAAGAAAGGGTAAAAGCATGTACCGAGTTTGGGTTCATGGGAAGTTCCAAAAGCCATTTAAAACTTAA